The Coturnix japonica isolate 7356 chromosome 6, Coturnix japonica 2.1, whole genome shotgun sequence genomic sequence TAGCAGCTTTGGGCTGACTGTACCTCATCAGCCACTGGAGTCCTTTCTTGGGCATACACTGTTGAAAGTGGTGGCTTCTTTCTCTCCACAGAATTTGCTTTGGATCACTTTTATAGGTTTGCTAACATGTTTTTAgacctctttctttcttctgcagcttttggTTATGTCTGCATTTACTGTGTCACACTATTTACACATGTCAattactatttatttcattacttcGTTACCATTTAGTCTAGGCAGGCCTGCTTTTTTGCCTAATTACAAATGGGTTGTTAACATCCACAGGACTCCAGCACCAATATTGAGCCCCATCTCTTTCTGGCCATGCAGCTGTGTAACACAGTATTGCTCTCATTAAAGCAGCTTTGCACTGTGTTTGCATGGCCTGAGGGCTGGGGCGTGTCATGCCTGTTCTGCTGGAGCTCATCTCCACCCGTTCAAATCTTGCTTGGCTTGGTACAACTGTGACAGCAATTGCCTCAATACACCAGGTGTCTGTGTCTGATTTGCTCAGCATTTGTTTATCTTTGTGGTGTAAAACTGTAATTTgtcaggaggagcagcagcaagcagttGCTTCAGGTAGTGCAAGTCATTGGGGACAACTAATACAATGACAGCATGGAGCAGTGTAGGGCTGGTTGGATAGCAGAGCCCTCAGGAAGCAGCGGCAGAGGATATAGCATAGAGGAGGGCAAGCAAAGGATGATGCTACATGGATGTATGTGTAAAACACAACACTGGTAAAATAGAAGCCTAATTCATGGGGTAAAACCATACATAGATTCATCAGCAAAGGCAGGAGGGGAACGACCCCAAGACCCCGCCTATGTATGATAACCAGGTCAAGCTATACTAACCTGAAATACTCTCCTTATCATAGATGCCTTTGCATTTGAGCAAAGTCAATGCTTTGAGCTGTTAGCAGCTGTTGCCATGGGCTCTGTAACACAATTTAGTGCATGGCACAAAGCCAAGATGAAAACAGTGCAGAGTGATTCATGAGTTTCTGTTCTCCATCTGGCAGCTTTTGCAGCTCCTTGCAGATTCAGAGAGAAAGCTTGCTTTCACTTCCTCTTTCTCTCATCATCATGTGAGAGCTGgtggaacagaaaacaaacacaaagtaCTGAACCAGAAATGGAGGGCAGAGCACAGCTAAGTTCTGGGAAACCTGAGTGCAAGGtgcagggggaaaaaggggTGGGTGAACACAGAGCGtgcagaaagggaaggaagggctgaaaggagaagagatggAGGAAGGGTTTGCCTTCAGAGATCCATCTAATCGTATCACTCATGACTTGCCAGCTTAGTTCTGTAACTTAGTATAACAGATAGTGGCTCTTGGGAAATACAAACAGTACActttcaaaacactgctgttaAGGTACATGTTTTGGTCTACAACAAGCATCATAAGGTGTAACAGTGTCAGTCACTCATACAGCAACAAGATGATTGAACTGCCAGTGCCCTGGTAGCCAGCACAAATGCTCCAGAGAGAGTGCACCTCACACCTCAGCTCTCACTCAAAGGCTCTTTCATAATACAAGCCAAAGCGAACAGGAACCTAACAGTGTGCTCAGTCATGCCTGTGGTTAACCAATGTCTGCTGACCAAACGTAGAGAGATTTGTCCTAGCTTTCTAGCAGCCAGCTTTTACTCTTTCAAAGGTGGCCCTACATAGGGAAAAgtgagggagggggaagagaagagGGATGAGGAACACATTAGTGCTCAAAGCTGCTGAAAGCGACCGTAAGGTTGAAGCCAGGAACCTGTGATTACCTACAGTGTTGATCTTGGCTGTGGTGGAAAAATGGCACATTAGGGGATCCCACTACCATCTGCAATCCTGAAGTTTCTTGCATCAGCGTTGTTTCCCTCCAGATCCTCCATGAAGGTGGCAGGGAAATGCTCAGGGAATGGCTCATGAAGGTTCCCAAGGCCTGACTTGCACATCCCTGCTCCCCTCCATGCCCTGCCACCTGAGCCCTTTGCCTCTTTGCTGCCtctcttttcctgcagaaacaaacaaacaaacagacaaacaaaccaaaaaaaaaaaacagtaagaaaaaggtGAGCTTGAAATTTTGCTGAGTCAGGCTCAGTCTTTATCATAGTGAGGCACAGTGATGCAAGAAATCAATGTCTTGTGCTCTGTCTCCTGTGTGCTTTGGAGGATTGCACTGGACTGTCACCACCCAGGGGAATATTTGTGCAAGCATAGCTTTGCAGTGCTCACCCTGTGTCTGGTGGATGAGGAGGAATGCTGCTGGCCAAGGCACTAGTGGAGACAACTGGGTCAATTCTAAAATATCAGAAGTCATGCAGGCAGGGCAAAAGGCCCAGGGATCTTCTTCTAGAGcttagggagaaaaagaaagtgcatGGCCATTGGACATGAGTTTAGGCAAAATGGGAATATTACAGAGAGTCTGTTTGccacagcagggagaaaatgaTGGTTGTCAAAGCTCAGTTAGAAGCTGTAAGGGAACAACAAAAGAGCTTCTTCAGATATATTCACAGCAAACAGGACCAGAGATAAATTGTTTCATCGCTTGATAAAAACAGACACCTCAGAAATAGGACTGCAGGCAAAGCAGAGATATTTAATGCCATCTATGCCTCTCTCTTGGACACTGATGGGCCCTGGAACCACCAGGGCCCTGAGCTGGAAGACCATGATTATATGAATGATGAACTACCAGCCAAACCCAAATCTGTACTGGACTTGCTGCTTCAGATGCATGCACATACATCTATGGGGCCTGATGGGATTTATCCCATGGAACTCAAAAATCTGGCTGATGGAATCATGAGAActctctctgttgtttttcagcagtcttGGGAACATAGATTAGTTCCAGCTGAACGGAAACTAGTAAATATTGTCCTAGTTTTCAAGAAATAAGACCCTTTAAGTACAGGCCTGGCAGTGTCACTTCAATGTTCCATAAAATTAAAGAGTTAGTTATTCTTGGACTTACTGAAAAACGCCCAAAAGACAGTACTGTTGTGGGTCACAGCAAACACAGGCTCATGAGGGGAAAGTCATGTTTAACAAACTTAATATCTTTTTACAACAAGGTTAGCCACATACTTGACTAAAGGAAGCCGGTTATATAGTATTTTAGGAATCTCAGCAAAGCTTTcaatactgtttttctccttctggtCAAATCATCCAGCACACAACTagacaaaaacagaaagtggTGAGTGAAGAATTGGACGACCGATTGAGTTCAAAAGGTCATAATAATTGGGGTAACATCAGGCTGGTGGCCAGCCACTTGTGGGGTCCACCCAAGACAGAGCAGCCACTCAGCCATGGGCTGCACTGGCTGGGTAGTTCTCAGTGCTAGCAATTGGGGGCTATATGCAAATACGGAGCTGCTAGTAGCTGTTACCATGAGCTCCACAACACAAGTCAATGTGTGGCATAaagccaaaatgaaaaaaacGCAGAGTGACTCGTAAGTTTCTATTTCCCAGCCAGTTGCCTTGCAGCTCAGGAAGCTTGCTTTCACTTTCTGATTCCCAATATCATACACACTAATCATGTGCACACTATAGCACATAAAAGGCAACTCACaactgcaggaagcagctctTGGGCTTGAAAGCTACctggagagaagcagagaaaggaagagaaagaaagaaagaaggcaaatcATGAGGTAAGAAAGAGCAGCTTGTtctacaaatgctttttttgctgCACTCTTGCTATGGGAATACAAGTTTGTAATTTGCATAACTGGAAGCAGTAAGGTATGTAGGGACTTTAGCATCAGAGAATAATTTACAGAATATTTACTGGAAGAATCAAAGTAAGAAAAGGATGCAATTGGATGCTGTAACATTATTGCTTTTACAGAGTCAGTTGTCAGACACTCTGTGCTTGCAGTTCCTGGATGAAATgtaggctgcagcagcagctgctgaccAGCCAAGGGGATGGCTGGCACTGATACAGCTGGGAATTTACTTTCTGCTCTCCGCTACTGTGAGGACCAGCAAATCATTCTGATCTGCAgtctggagcagaggaagggagaCAATATTTGCTGAGGACTGTCTGCAAACACAGTCAAATAGGGTGGAACTAGGATGTTTATGACAACCTGGAAAATTGCATTGACAGATTATGCATGGTACTAAACTGAACTGTGTTTTATCTGCATCACAAATCTGGGGGATGTTgttgcagttctgttttgctAGTCACCAGTTAGCTGTGAGGCTGTCTCTTAACCAGtcagaaagagaggaagaattCATCACATTACAGTTCTGTATGGTGCAGTCAGTCTGAGCTACAAAGAAACATGTCACTTAAATCCCATGCATGTTCACATGTGAAATTACTCATGAAATTACTCTCCCCCATTGTTATCATCcactgaagtttttcttttctcagctgagGCATCAAAACCATTTACCTGAGCTAGAGTCCCATCACTAGCTGGGACTAGAATGCCCCTTCATGTGACAGTTTGaacaatacattttaattttgttttgaggGGGACAATTTAAAATGCTTCAAGCTATTCTTGGACAGTTTATGCTGGTTTGGCAGCTAGTATTTGTTCTTACATGGTATTCCCCCGGGGGAAAAAGGTTTCTAACAAGGTACTGCTCATAGCAGGAACTTGCTCCCACTTCCCCTTCATTccagaaaaaatagaaaattccTATATATAGCTTTCTAATTGGGAACACATGGCACCATACAGGCTGGTAGATAATCCTAGTTTTacaaggaaaaagcagagcagtctTTCTGACAATGGACTGTTTGACCAAGAAGACAGTTTTAGGAAGGGGAACCCAAGCACCATGctgcctcagctgctgccaggccCATCTTACATCCATCAGCCCATCCTCACATGCATGGAAGAATCCAgaggcagaaaggcagcagggTCTCCACTTTTATTTGATTACCTGTTCCAAATAGACTCCAGAAAACATTCTAAGCAGGGGTAACACATTCCTGAAGTGTGGAGTGCCGGTGTTAGAGTAGAGCAGTCCTTCTCTAACAGCATCCAGACCACCACCCCTTTCTCTATGTAAGAGGAGCTCTCAGTTCCACTGGCAAGAAGAATTACAAAAAGAATTACTCCAGACTTATGGCTCCCCATGGCTGTGGCTTACATGAGCTATTGTTGACTAGTGACACCAGGCAAGGTACTGCCTACTTTTATAGTACATATTGCTTGGGTTAAAAACACATGCAGCAGGAAATTAATCGATCTTCTTTAATTTATTCTAGTTCCATTTCCAAGGATTCCTTGAAGAATTCCTTGCTGCAGCTAGAATGTTATTTTACATGGACTTTGCTGAAGGAGGATGTAGATATTGCCAGCCTGGAAGAATCAATAGCTGATCAGATTGAGTTTTTCATAAAACCCAACATTTCAAATTACAATCTACTATCTTATATATACCACCTGAAGCTCTCAGATGAAGAAGCTCTGGAATATCTccagaaagctgaagaagaagttaaaaaatattatcCAAATGAAATTGACAGGAGAAGTCTCATTACCTGGGGGAACTACGCTTGGATCTACTACCACATGGGCAGATATGAAGAAGCTCAAGTGTACATAAATAAAGtggaaaacagctgcaaaaagctttcaaatactGCTCAGTTGAAGATTCAGCTTCCAGAGATCTATGCTGAGCAAGGATTTGCACTATTAAAATTTGGAGGAAAGTACTATAAGAGAGCAAAAGAGTGCTTCAAAAACGCTATGGATATAGAACCCAACAATGCAGAATTTAATGCTGGCTACGCTATAGCAATGTATCGTTTGGAAGAATTTTCTAGCAGAAGATGTGAAGAAGTGAACTCATCTCTGGAGCCTCTGAAGCGTGCACTGGAACTGAATCCAATGGACACTTATCTTTTGGCATTACTTGCCTTGAAACTTCAAGACTTACATCAAGTTGATGAAGCAGAGAGATACATTGAAGAAGGAATGCAGAAAACTCCTGATCTTCCCTATTTCCTGAGATATGCTGCTAAATtttatagaaggaaaaaagaactggACAAGGCACAAGAGCTTTTGGAGAGAGCCCTAGAAATATCACCAAAATCTACCTTTTTGCTTCACCAGCTAGGACTCTGCTACAGAGCAAAGCTGTTTGAGTTGAAAAACAGTACAAGATATCCGCCTCGAGATCAAATGGAAGAACTCATTCAAATCTGCATTTCTTGTTTCAAAGAGGCGTATGAGCAAAAGCCAAAATTTTTTTGTGCCCTAACTGATCTGGCAAAGATGTATGCAGAGGCAAACATGCttcaagaagcagaagagacaTTTCAGAAAGCTCTGAAGATAAATATTCTTACTTGCTCTGATAAACAAGAAATATTCTTCTATTATGGACTTTTTCTGcaacataaaaagaaatcagaatctGAAGCAATTAAATGTTACAAAGAAGGGCTAAAATATGGTAACTACTGTTTTGCAGAAAAGATCAAAAAATGCCTGAAAAGACTATTGGAAAAGAGAGTTCAAGGAGGGTTAGGAGGTGAAGATGATTTCAGTACACTTGGACTCCTTCATAAACTAGATGGTGAGAAGCTAGAAGCAATTGAATGTTATGAGAAAGCCAATGAATATAATCCTGACAATGAAGAATATCTGAGTGCTTTATGTGAGCTACGACTTTCCCTCTCAAGCTGAAGCACTTCTAAATCCATCTCAACAACAACCAAAGCACATTTAAAGAGACaatataaatgcatttgttcacattttaaGGTTAGATTTATAACCAGATGAACCTGATAGCATAACTCTTTAATGATAATGCACAATATGCAGATGATGACAGGATGATGGTTGTGCATTTGCTTGTCTGTTAATTATAAAAATGCATGATTGACAAGAATAAATGGAAGCTAAGCTTACCTTAGCCTGCCATGATAATACTGATGTAAAAGTTGTCTGTGAGTACCTGTTGGACACAAATCTTCTAAGCTGGAAAACTG encodes the following:
- the LOC107315867 gene encoding interferon-induced protein with tetratricopeptide repeats 5-like; the protein is MSSISKDSLKNSLLQLECYFTWTLLKEDVDIASLEESIADQIEFFIKPNISNYNLLSYIYHLKLSDEEALEYLQKAEEEVKKYYPNEIDRRSLITWGNYAWIYYHMGRYEEAQVYINKVENSCKKLSNTAQLKIQLPEIYAEQGFALLKFGGKYYKRAKECFKNAMDIEPNNAEFNAGYAIAMYRLEEFSSRRCEEVNSSLEPLKRALELNPMDTYLLALLALKLQDLHQVDEAERYIEEGMQKTPDLPYFLRYAAKFYRRKKELDKAQELLERALEISPKSTFLLHQLGLCYRAKLFELKNSTRYPPRDQMEELIQICISCFKEAYEQKPKFFCALTDLAKMYAEANMLQEAEETFQKALKINILTCSDKQEIFFYYGLFLQHKKKSESEAIKCYKEGLKYGNYCFAEKIKKCLKRLLEKRVQGGLGGEDDFSTLGLLHKLDGEKLEAIECYEKANEYNPDNEEYLSALCELRLSLSS